The Ziziphus jujuba cultivar Dongzao chromosome 1, ASM3175591v1 genome segment CAATCTCTCTTTCATGCCCctacaaattatgaaaaaaaaaaactctatttccTATGTAATTGTATTTTGGATTTGCTATATATGCtactcaaaataaaaattgaagttagaGTTTACTAATATAACCTTAAGGTCCATGAATATTGGCTAATTATATGTTGGCAATAATTCTAAGTGTTTAgtttaccaaaaatataataataattgcaaGTACTGTTTCTAAATATAATTCAAAAAGTTCATAGATGAATAAAATGACtgtatacattttttatttttatttttcaaatatagtattTTTAGTGTTATTCATATCATCACCAAAAAAATGTCGACTGTCAATCAAcgttaaaacatatataaacttAACTGAGTCTAAAAAGGGAATGGCAAAGTTGGCaacagtgtatatatatatatatatatatcagactTTATGTGATTGATTcaatcaaatttaataatagtTCCAGGTCTGAACGTATAATTATATGCTATTGGGTAGTCGACATCCAAAGAGATAAATACCCAAAAACAATTGGTTGGTAGATAGATTTAATAGATATACTTATTTAGTAATGAGCATTTATAGTGTACAGAGAGGTTTTACAAACCAACTGGTAGATGAAACTTGAAAGAGTCCAAGTAAGTCCTTTTTCGCTCtaaagagtttttattttttttaataccctTCTAAAGCTGTTGCGATTAATTGGATGGATTTTGAGCAGCTGAGAGTGTGGGTTTACCAACTGCACCACCATTTCTATCCCTGGTTTCGAAGAAAAACCATGCCCAATTCCAAACAGGTGTTAACTTTGGTTCTGGAGCATCTGGAATCATTAGCCAGGAAAATAATATCATTCAAAAGGTTTGTAATTCATCAAACAAAGCAGTGTTTCTCAATGCAATCTAATTTAAGTAAGGATGCTAAGTTGAGGACATTGTGAGAATGTACATCCCTGCAAAATGTTACTGTTTGAAAATTTGCTTCTACAACATATTGCGAGatgtatattattataatatcattaaCTTAATATCCTCACCAGAACCTAACTGGCATATatggaaaacatatatatatatatatatatatagttttattataaTGAACAATGTTGTACATTTTATTAtctaattacatgtaattttaataaaataaaaaataaattatatgtaattgaacACTAGACTATGTTGTGTAACATTGCCCATGTAGTAagactatatataatatatatatatatatcataacatataattttaatgaaaatgaaaatgtagAAATTTTCAATAAACAGATACTTTAGTCCAAATTAACATTAatctatttgtttaattttggtTCAGCTCCAGTCAATATCTTTGCCAAAACAAGTAGACTTCTTTTTATCAGTAAATTCAGACCTGAAGAAAAAGCTTGGGGCCATTGGTGCACAGAAGCATCTATCAAAATCTCTGTTTGTCGTTGAGAGTGGAAGCAATGACATTTACAGCTACTTTGAGCCATCTGACAATTCCCAAAATAAGACAACCCCTCAGCAATATATCAACCTGATGGCTCTCACATTTAAGAAACAGATAAAGGTAatcaaaaactaatatatacatatatatatatatatatatatatatataattaaatttaattttgttgaggTTTGATAAAAAGTTTATATTCTAAGCGTGTTAAGACATTATTGGGCAGCGTTTATACAATGTTGGTGCAAGTAAATTTGTAATTGTTGGGATTGGATTGGTTGGATGCACACCAGCAGAGAGGAATGGGAACAAAGCGGGAAATTGCaatgaagaaataaataacTTGTCTGTGAAGTACAATGGAGTTCTTATATCCATCTTGAAGGCTTTGAAATCAGAGCTCAAGAACATCAACTACTCTTACTTTGATGGTTACTCTGCCATGGACAACATCATTCGGAAACCAGCTGcatatggtatatatatatttacaaaatatcatttatactaaattggctaattaaaaaaatcggAAAAATCGTTTATAACTATATTTGTTTGAGATGTGCAGGATTCACAGAGGTTAAAGCTGCTTGTTGTGGGTTGGGGAATCTAAATGCTGATGCACCATGTCTGCCATTTTCAACATATTGCTCAAACAGAAGCAACCATCTGTTCTGGGATCGAAGCCATCCAACAGAGGCAGCTCATAGAATCTTTGTGGATTACATTTTTGACGGACCTTCACTTTATACATTCCCATTGAATGTTAGGAAGCTAATTGCCATTTAAGCCTCAGGAACATATATCTTCTagttaatttcttttgtttctctCAAGTATATCATTTCCTTTTCTTGCTGGTTCATGTCATGTATAAGTActtagatatttaaataaataattaatagattAGCTTCCTCAAATCCAATTTTAATGCAAGAGTTTGAGGATTtaagaaagaattaaaaatgaatttcaATGCAACTTATACTGCAACTCAAGTTAACATGGCCCACGATCCTATTTCATGCGGGGTTAATAATGAGTACACTAATATTTCAGATTGTGAGCAAATGTAGACGGTTAATATTTTAGGATGAAACCTTAAGCCTCCATGAGTGATGTCGGAATTATGTATTAGATCGAGATAGAACTACAACGATGAATCTAAATGTGGTGTGAAATTTTCTATGATCAGCAACCAAATAATCAGGCCATGTGAAAACTTTCTGAGAGCCAAGATATATAGAGGAGGCCATACACAGTGAATTATgtaacacaaaaaaagaatatatgtgAACGTGGAGACTGTTTTTAGTATTTGCGGTACTATTAACAGTGTGAAAATTAGagcagtcaacggtcaacggatTTTTATTTAGAATTAAGTTACATATATATGACAATAACCAAACACCATTGAAGACTAATTCCCATCAGAATTTGAGATACTGCCAATGTTTTTAGTAACTGTGCATGCGTTGTGTATTCAATCCAAAAACTTGTTTGATACTTTCCCATTTCTTTGAATTCTCTTTCATTTTGTCTGCCGACCTCTGCGTTTAGTCTACTAAAACATTCActtctatttataattttatcttgTATAAAAGAATTTGAGTTTATTAGAAACCACATCATTTTCactaaagaaaatattattaactcTCGGATCTGATCTATTCCCATAAttgtttcagtattaatttgCATAtccatttataaatttaaattttatagtctAAATCATAGACTCATCGATCTAtgtgataaattaaattattagtaatcTCAGATTTGTACgtatctctttatatatatatatatatatatattgaacaaaATTCTCCCCCATCCTCCACTCCATCTGCATTTTCCATGGAAATTCTGAGGCGTTTATATTAAAcagaattgattttaattggtCCAGaatagataacaaaaaaaagcataaaatagtTATGACTACGAAAGATTTGAAATATTTGGTCCAGGTGTTGGGATTTGAATTTCGAcagagtaataataaaaataaaccaaagCATCAAAGAAATTATTTAACAAAGACAACATGTGAAGGATGATTCTTTGCTGTCTGACGTGGAACAAATACCCTTTTAACACGACATTGATTGAAGGGACTTGACTGATCATTTTGATGATGCACCCAAAATTTTCAAAGGGCTAACCACATGaccctaccaaaaaaaaaatatagtgcTTAAAAAGGCAACATGACTAACAAAATAATGGTGTAGAACTACAtagatccaacaaaataatgCTACTGAGATCTGTATGAAGTGATTAATTTACTATTTAAAATTGCCgacttacaaaaaaccaaatataaaTCGAAGTCAAGAACCTTACCAAACTTTTAATATGACTTCTGATCAATTGTCCAAATTTGTAGGCCCTAGCTCTTTTCATGATTCTGCGTACCCATTGATCTAGAAGTTTAAAGATTATTACGTGTGCAAAACAACATTTGATTGGTGAGTTTTCCTGTTTTGTTCTTCATCTTCGTGAACTTTCTCTTTgtctttctttgtaaattaatctATATGCTCTATTTGTTTCCTtagaaacaattaataaattttaagttCAGGAAGtacaaaaacaacaaacaagAAGCATATAAGCTTTTcaccttataatataatattttattctccCATGTCCATTGTGTTTCAACCTAGGCTACCATATAagttattaaatattgaaagcgatccatttttatatttatagcaTGGaagcaataattttttatatgaacgTCTATATGAAGGACTTAACCGTTAATATAGTttcttatattataataaatactcGTAACTGTATTAAGGTGCAAATGAATTAACAATAGTAAAatataggggggaaaaaaagcaaaaagaaaaggaaaacatcACCACCAGGCCACCGCCAAAAGCAATTGGTAATGGGTAGAAAATGGGACGGTGAGCATTCACCTAGAAAAAGattaggaaaataataataaaatatatatatatatttggaaaatgaaaaaGGCAATAGGTAGCAGACGCTGCAGTTTCTTGCACGAACTTTGACAATTCCTATCCCACCAATTAGATAATGGCACAAACTCAATTTCTTCACAGGGgtacaattttaaaatcaataatttatatattaacaatattgttaatttattgtattctgaagagattttttaatctttattatGCTTATTTATACAAGTAAGagattttttaatctttattatGCTTCTTTATACAAGTGAGAtggcaattaatttttttgttttgtttttagatGACAATTAATTTTacgttattatatataatatgtttttcAAAGTAGTCGGAGGTCTTTTGCATTGAGTTGCCTCACTAAATGGAACTCAAAACATGATGTTTTTGGGTtcttttcctaaaaaaaataaaaaaataaaaaaaattaacgaaTAACAAAATAGATTTCAAGTCAAATCGAAGAAATTTGCATTCAACAAGCTGCTGACTGTATACAAAACCAATGCATACAGATATATAGAAACAAACACATCATTAGGAAATCTCGGAGTCAATTTATAGTGGGGTGCATATATTTTAGCGTTTTCAGGCATTTGGTAGAGCCCACACGGCGTGTAAAATACCATATCCTTTTCACACACTTAATAATAGAATAATAGTCTATTAATTTGTTTCCTCTTATTGTATATAAGGCAAAGCCCTTCCACTCCTTCCCCACCAccccaaaaacaataaaattaaaactctTGCACATATCAATGGCCaattgcaagtttttctctctaatgggtttcttcttctttatcatcttcatcatccagCTCTCTGAGGTCACTTTCTCAGAGGCACAGAAATTAGCTCCAGCCATATATGTGTTTGGAGACTCTTTGGTGGATGTGGGTAACAACAATTATCTCAAAATCTCTCTTTCAAAGGCAAATTTCCCTCACAATGGAATTGACTTTCCTACCAAAAAACCAACAGGAAGGTTCTCCAATGGAAAAAATGCTGCAGATTTTCTCGGTAAGCAATTAGTTTATCACAATAAACACTGTATCTCTCTGCAATATTCTCTTGCTTGTACTATTGAGAGGTTTTTGTGATGTTCTTTACAGCTCCATGGATAATTATATCCAGACAAAACTGTTCAAAACCAACCATATATGATATTCCCTCTTATCtcgttttgtatttttataatttcaatttgtcATCTTTTCCATTCTCACTCTTTCttgttttattctttccatgTTTCTTTGTGCAAGTTGATGTTATAAGTTTCTTTTCAATAAAACTCAGAATACCTTAAATCCCTGTCAGTCTCTTTCGAATTCCATACCGATAAAACCCAACTAATTCTATTACATACATGCAATAGATTTTTTGATTAATCTTGttcatgtattttatttttatcttgtaGCCCGTACAGAAATTATGTCATAAAGTATGGGAGAGTGGAGCTATAATCATAGTTCT includes the following:
- the LOC107432861 gene encoding GDSL esterase/lipase At5g55050; protein product: MADHHVLQVGVLFLFSIFMFSDAGRVPGIYVFGDSLVDVGNNNYLKFSFAKANFPHNGIDFPTGKPTGRFGNGKNAADLLAESVGLPTAPPFLSLVSKKNHAQFQTGVNFGSGASGIISQENNIIQKLQSISLPKQVDFFLSVNSDLKKKLGAIGAQKHLSKSLFVVESGSNDIYSYFEPSDNSQNKTTPQQYINLMALTFKKQIKRLYNVGASKFVIVGIGLVGCTPAERNGNKAGNCNEEINNLSVKYNGVLISILKALKSELKNINYSYFDGYSAMDNIIRKPAAYGFTEVKAACCGLGNLNADAPCLPFSTYCSNRSNHLFWDRSHPTEAAHRIFVDYIFDGPSLYTFPLNVRKLIAI